Proteins encoded by one window of Streptomyces sp. NBC_01477:
- a CDS encoding deoxyxylulose-5-phosphate synthase — protein MGHAKTSYVCLPCRASYKQPYGDVGERKCPRCAGVLIHVGSAFAPPRRRDTAAWRTLSVLLNAGVHFHKSCCGGPGYRPRTLHEVRERMAYARRTGEPFARALVRRELP, from the coding sequence ATGGGACACGCCAAGACCTCGTACGTCTGCCTGCCGTGCCGCGCGTCGTACAAGCAGCCCTACGGCGACGTCGGCGAGCGGAAGTGCCCGCGGTGTGCGGGGGTTCTGATCCACGTGGGGTCGGCCTTCGCCCCGCCTCGGCGCAGGGACACCGCCGCCTGGCGGACGCTCTCGGTGCTGCTGAACGCCGGTGTCCACTTCCACAAGAGCTGCTGCGGCGGACCCGGATACCGGCCCCGCACCCTGCACGAGGTGCGCGAGCGGATGGCGTACGCGCGGCGGACCGGGGAGCCGTTCGCCCGGGCTCTTGTGCGGCGCGAACTGCCTTAG
- a CDS encoding MFS transporter, which translates to MGHHGTRRRGIRRYLCGAAAARTGDEMSGPALLLAGLAATGSATTASSLLAGLTVSAAVGGPVFGVLLDRSARPGRLLARALGGYALALLVVLGCLGRAPLAVTLPAAVCAGLAGPALSGGWTSQLPRVVTGEALPGATALDAMTYDLASLAGPALAGVTAGLAGAPAGVLVAAALICLAVPSALALPGAGEAARGSGAKSLASGLTADLAAGFRAVARSRTLARATATSVISCTGQGMLLACVPLLGERCLGGAGHGALLLSGTAASGLAANAFLARRPHLMRPDSVVRHSALVLAAALLLAAAQRPAPLVVAMLMAGAAEGPQLTALFAVRHREAPAHLRARIFTTGASLKITGFGLGAGVAGPIAAWSLTGALLTAAGVQLLAAAAGFAPRR; encoded by the coding sequence ATGGGGCATCACGGGACACGTCGTCGCGGGATACGGCGCTACCTCTGCGGGGCCGCCGCCGCCCGCACGGGGGACGAGATGTCAGGCCCGGCCCTGCTGCTGGCGGGGCTGGCGGCCACCGGCTCGGCCACCACGGCGTCGTCGCTGCTGGCCGGGCTCACGGTCTCCGCGGCGGTCGGCGGCCCCGTCTTCGGCGTGCTGCTCGACCGTTCGGCGCGGCCGGGCCGGCTGCTGGCCCGGGCGCTCGGCGGCTACGCGCTGGCGCTGCTCGTCGTCCTCGGCTGCCTGGGGCGGGCCCCGCTCGCCGTCACGCTGCCGGCCGCGGTGTGCGCGGGGCTGGCGGGACCCGCGCTGTCCGGCGGGTGGACCTCCCAACTGCCCCGGGTCGTCACCGGCGAGGCCCTGCCGGGGGCCACCGCGCTCGACGCGATGACGTACGACCTCGCGAGCCTGGCGGGTCCCGCGCTGGCCGGGGTCACCGCCGGGCTCGCGGGGGCGCCCGCCGGCGTACTCGTGGCCGCCGCCCTGATCTGCCTGGCGGTGCCCTCGGCGCTGGCCTTGCCCGGGGCCGGGGAGGCGGCACGCGGAAGCGGCGCGAAGAGCCTCGCCAGCGGCCTCACCGCCGATCTCGCCGCCGGATTCCGGGCCGTCGCCCGCAGCCGGACCCTGGCCCGGGCGACCGCGACCTCGGTGATCTCCTGTACGGGCCAGGGCATGCTGCTCGCGTGCGTGCCGCTGCTCGGGGAGCGGTGCCTCGGCGGGGCGGGGCACGGCGCGCTCCTGCTGTCCGGCACCGCCGCCTCGGGGCTCGCCGCCAACGCCTTCCTCGCCCGCCGCCCGCACCTGATGCGCCCGGACAGCGTCGTCCGCCACAGCGCCCTCGTCCTGGCCGCCGCCCTGCTGCTGGCCGCGGCGCAGCGGCCCGCGCCGCTCGTCGTCGCGATGCTGATGGCGGGCGCGGCGGAGGGACCCCAGCTCACCGCGCTCTTCGCGGTACGCCACCGCGAGGCGCCCGCGCATCTGCGGGCCAGGATCTTCACCACGGGCGCCAGCCTGAAGATCACCGGCTTCGGGCTGGGCGCGGGCGTCGCGGGACCGATCGCCGCGTGGTCGCTCACGGGCGCGCTCCTCACCGCTGCCGGCGTCCAACTGCTCGCGGCGGCGGCCGGGTTCGCGCCCCGGAGGTGA
- a CDS encoding class I SAM-dependent DNA methyltransferase — MTDVTGESGYLRATRTAYDIVAVDYERLLRDELDRKPLDRAMLAAFADVSRGPVAEVGCGPGRVTAHLRGLGVDVLGIDLSPEMVAVARRTHPGLRFEVGSMTALDLADGALGGVVAWYSTVHTPPEVLPTVFAECHRVLAPGGHMLLAFKAGDQHWHRDRAYGHEVSLDVYWMPPDDVAALMTAAGLVVDARLVREPDATERPAQGRQAFFLAHKPEGA; from the coding sequence ATGACTGACGTTACCGGCGAGAGCGGCTACTTGCGGGCCACCCGGACGGCCTACGACATCGTGGCCGTCGACTACGAGCGGCTTCTCCGCGACGAGTTGGACCGCAAGCCGCTGGACCGCGCGATGCTCGCCGCGTTCGCCGACGTCTCGCGGGGGCCGGTCGCCGAGGTGGGGTGCGGACCCGGGCGGGTCACCGCGCACCTGCGCGGTCTCGGCGTGGACGTGCTCGGTATCGACCTGTCGCCCGAGATGGTCGCGGTCGCCCGGCGTACGCACCCGGGCCTGCGGTTCGAGGTGGGATCGATGACCGCGCTGGACCTGGCGGACGGCGCCCTCGGCGGCGTCGTCGCCTGGTACTCCACCGTCCACACCCCGCCCGAGGTGCTGCCGACCGTCTTCGCCGAGTGCCACCGGGTGCTGGCCCCCGGCGGCCACATGCTGCTGGCGTTCAAGGCCGGCGACCAGCACTGGCACCGGGACCGGGCGTACGGCCACGAGGTGTCGCTCGACGTCTACTGGATGCCGCCCGACGATGTCGCCGCCCTGATGACCGCGGCCGGCCTCGTCGTGGACGCCCGCCTGGTCCGCGAGCCCGACGCGACCGAACGGCCCGCGCAAGGCCGCCAGGCCTTCTTCCTGGCCCACAAGCCGGAAGGGGCGTGA
- a CDS encoding tetratricopeptide repeat protein, protein MTAAPGTAAPSADWERRNADLWTTVGNRPDEEFRAAMDALVGELPEGDSAALFERAAAWDSTGHSDRAVPLYRAALDAGVGGERRRRGVIQLASSLRNLGRSQESVALLTAERAAGHDHLDDALAAVLALALTDVGREREAVSVAVGALAPHLPRYQRSMANYARLLVEPDLSDPSDPSDPSDPSDPSASSDQAG, encoded by the coding sequence ATGACCGCAGCACCGGGGACCGCCGCCCCCTCGGCGGACTGGGAGCGCAGGAACGCCGACCTGTGGACGACCGTCGGCAACCGCCCCGACGAGGAATTCCGCGCCGCGATGGACGCCCTCGTCGGCGAACTGCCGGAAGGCGACAGCGCCGCCCTCTTCGAACGCGCCGCCGCCTGGGACTCCACCGGCCACTCCGACCGCGCCGTCCCGCTCTACCGCGCCGCCCTCGACGCGGGCGTCGGCGGTGAGCGCCGCCGCCGCGGGGTCATCCAGCTGGCCAGTTCGCTGCGCAACCTCGGCCGCTCGCAGGAGAGCGTGGCCCTGCTCACCGCCGAGCGGGCCGCCGGCCACGACCACCTCGACGACGCCCTGGCCGCCGTGCTCGCCCTCGCCCTCACCGACGTCGGCCGGGAACGCGAGGCCGTCTCCGTGGCCGTGGGCGCGCTGGCCCCGCACCTGCCGCGCTACCAGCGCTCGATGGCCAATTACGCCCGGCTGCTGGTCGAGCCGGACCTGTCGGACCCGTCGGACCCGTCGGACCCGTCCGACCCGTCCGACCCGTCGGCGTCGTCGGACCAGGCCGGCTGA
- a CDS encoding flavin reductase family protein: protein MTSQNTTVIDHTRIEPGILYFGTPVVLLSTVNEDGTANLAPMSSAFWLGWRCMLGLGARSQTARNLLRERECVLNLPDDRLAWAVDRLALTTGRDPVPAGKAARGYRHEGDKFGRAGLTAVASRTVRPPRAAECPVAMEAVLEATHPLAQDDPEQRGGIIVFEVRVQRVLVHEEIRLAGSADRIDPDAWRPLIMSFQQLYGLGPRLRESTLARIPEQMYRGPDIERSRVAGGGRGALDTWQ from the coding sequence ATGACCTCACAGAACACGACCGTGATCGACCACACCCGTATCGAGCCCGGCATCCTCTACTTCGGCACGCCCGTCGTGCTGCTCTCGACCGTCAACGAGGACGGGACGGCGAATCTGGCCCCCATGTCGTCGGCCTTCTGGCTGGGGTGGCGGTGCATGCTCGGGCTGGGCGCGCGGTCGCAGACGGCGCGCAATCTGCTGCGGGAGCGGGAGTGCGTGCTGAATCTGCCCGACGACCGGCTGGCCTGGGCGGTGGACCGGCTGGCGCTGACCACCGGTCGCGATCCGGTACCTGCAGGGAAGGCGGCGCGCGGGTACCGCCACGAGGGGGACAAGTTCGGCCGGGCCGGGCTGACGGCGGTGGCGTCGCGGACCGTACGGCCGCCGCGGGCCGCGGAGTGCCCGGTGGCGATGGAGGCCGTGCTGGAGGCCACCCACCCGCTGGCCCAGGACGACCCTGAGCAGCGCGGCGGCATCATCGTCTTCGAGGTCCGGGTCCAGCGGGTGCTGGTGCACGAGGAGATCCGGCTGGCGGGCAGCGCCGACCGTATCGACCCCGACGCCTGGCGCCCGCTGATCATGAGCTTCCAGCAGCTGTACGGGCTCGGCCCGCGGCTGCGGGAGTCGACGCTCGCACGGATCCCGGAGCAGATGTACCGCGGCCCTGACATCGAGCGGTCCCGGGTGGCCGGGGGCGGCCGGGGCGCCCTTGACA
- a CDS encoding sigma-70 family RNA polymerase sigma factor, producing MDEHDGPELLARRFEAERRRLVAVAYRMLGSAAEAEDAVQEAWLRLATVDAGSIGNLAAWLTTVVSRLCLDALRGRAARREDPVGEHVPDLALDGDGPEQEAELAESVGRALLVVLDALGPDERVAFVLHDSFAVPFDRIAPIVGRSPGAAKKLASRARAKVHGTPAAGAEKVAGHRVVVEAFLAAARGGDIAELLAVLAPDVVRRADPAALPAGRAVLVRGARAVADETLVLGRRARYAAPALIDGAVGIVVAPRGRLTLALTVTITGARISSYDVIASPPRLHALRVTLLPDPPPPRA from the coding sequence ATGGACGAGCACGACGGCCCCGAGCTGCTGGCGCGGCGGTTCGAGGCGGAGCGGCGGCGGCTGGTCGCCGTCGCCTACCGCATGCTCGGCTCGGCCGCCGAGGCCGAGGACGCCGTCCAGGAGGCGTGGCTGCGGCTCGCCACGGTGGACGCCGGCAGCATCGGCAACCTGGCGGCCTGGCTCACCACCGTCGTCTCCCGGCTGTGCCTCGACGCCCTGCGCGGCCGGGCCGCCCGCCGTGAGGACCCGGTCGGCGAGCACGTGCCCGACCTCGCGCTGGACGGCGACGGTCCCGAGCAGGAGGCCGAGCTCGCCGAGTCGGTCGGGCGCGCGCTGCTGGTCGTGCTCGACGCGCTCGGGCCGGACGAACGCGTCGCCTTCGTGCTGCACGACAGCTTCGCGGTGCCCTTCGACCGCATCGCGCCCATCGTCGGGCGCTCACCCGGGGCGGCGAAGAAGCTGGCCAGCAGGGCGCGGGCCAAGGTGCACGGGACGCCTGCGGCGGGCGCGGAAAAGGTGGCGGGACACCGGGTGGTCGTCGAGGCCTTCCTCGCGGCGGCCCGTGGCGGGGACATCGCGGAACTGCTCGCCGTCCTCGCGCCCGACGTCGTCCGGCGGGCCGATCCCGCGGCGCTGCCGGCCGGCCGGGCGGTGCTCGTCCGGGGCGCCCGCGCGGTCGCCGACGAGACCCTGGTCCTCGGCCGCCGCGCCCGTTACGCCGCCCCCGCGCTCATCGACGGCGCCGTCGGCATCGTCGTCGCCCCCCGCGGCCGGCTCACTCTCGCCCTCACGGTCACCATCACCGGCGCGCGCATCTCGTCCTACGACGTGATCGCCTCCCCACCCCGCCTCCACGCCCTCCGCGTCACCCTCCTCCCCGATCCCCCGCCACCACGAGCCTGA
- the yczR gene encoding MocR-like transcription factor YczR: MAAKPSPFRPADRGAGRALGSRQLAALLPGPAGARPAYRHLAQAISALILDGRIALRMRLPAERELAAALRVSRPTVTAAYDLLRESGYAHSRRGSGTWTALPEGAAPSGVTRALPPLDTTIDLARAALGLPDGVLAGALARIVPRLAEHEHTPGYHPYGLPELRAAVAERFTRRGLATVPEQILVTAGAQHALTLVLGLLAEPGDRVLVEHPSYPNALEAIRRARLRPVAVPVADDGWDVGIIESTLHQVVPQLAYLIPDFHNPTGSLMPPGQRARVLRAAQRSGTWLVVDETMADLALDVPAPAHFASHGGPGGAGQVITIGSMSKSCWGGLRIGWLRAPAQLVTELAGQRIANDLGGSVVDQLLALDLLDRTAELLPPRLDRLRERRTVLAAALSEHLPRWTWQLPPGGLSLWVDLGEPVAAALAERVMAYGVRIEGGGCFATTPGVFEQRLRIPYTTPPDVLREAVQRMAAALADGLPLGPAGRRPHWVA; the protein is encoded by the coding sequence ATGGCGGCGAAGCCGAGTCCCTTCCGGCCGGCGGACCGCGGCGCCGGGCGCGCGCTGGGCAGTCGGCAACTCGCCGCCCTGCTGCCCGGTCCTGCGGGGGCACGGCCCGCGTACCGGCACCTGGCGCAGGCGATCAGCGCGCTGATCCTGGACGGGCGGATCGCGCTGCGCATGCGGCTCCCCGCGGAAAGGGAGCTGGCCGCGGCCCTGCGCGTCAGCAGGCCCACCGTCACCGCGGCCTACGACCTGCTGCGGGAGAGCGGTTACGCGCACAGCCGGCGCGGCTCCGGCACCTGGACGGCGCTGCCCGAGGGCGCCGCGCCCAGCGGTGTCACCCGGGCGCTGCCGCCGCTCGACACCACGATCGACCTGGCCAGGGCCGCCCTCGGGCTGCCGGACGGCGTGCTGGCCGGCGCCCTCGCCCGGATCGTCCCGCGGCTGGCCGAGCACGAGCACACCCCCGGCTACCACCCCTATGGTCTGCCCGAGCTGCGCGCGGCCGTCGCCGAGCGCTTCACCCGGCGCGGGCTGGCCACCGTGCCCGAGCAGATCCTGGTGACCGCGGGCGCGCAGCACGCGCTGACGCTGGTCCTGGGGCTGCTGGCCGAGCCCGGCGACCGGGTACTGGTCGAGCACCCCTCCTACCCCAACGCCCTCGAAGCGATCCGCCGCGCGCGGCTCCGCCCGGTGGCGGTGCCGGTCGCCGACGACGGCTGGGACGTCGGGATCATCGAGTCGACGCTGCACCAGGTGGTGCCGCAACTGGCCTACCTGATACCCGACTTCCACAACCCGACCGGTTCGCTCATGCCCCCGGGCCAGCGTGCCCGCGTCCTGCGCGCCGCGCAGCGCTCCGGCACCTGGCTGGTCGTCGACGAGACCATGGCCGACCTGGCGCTCGATGTGCCGGCGCCGGCGCACTTCGCCTCGCACGGCGGTCCCGGCGGGGCCGGGCAGGTCATCACCATCGGCTCGATGAGCAAGAGCTGTTGGGGCGGTCTGCGGATCGGCTGGCTGCGCGCCCCCGCCCAGCTGGTCACCGAACTCGCCGGCCAGCGCATCGCCAACGACCTGGGCGGCTCCGTGGTCGACCAGCTCCTCGCCCTCGACCTGCTCGACCGCACCGCGGAATTGCTGCCGCCCCGCCTGGACCGACTGCGGGAGCGGCGTACGGTGCTGGCCGCCGCGCTGTCCGAGCACCTGCCCCGGTGGACCTGGCAACTCCCGCCCGGCGGACTGTCGTTGTGGGTCGACCTGGGCGAACCGGTCGCCGCCGCGCTGGCCGAGCGCGTCATGGCCTACGGGGTACGGATCGAGGGCGGCGGCTGCTTCGCCACCACCCCCGGCGTCTTCGAACAGCGGCTCCGCATCCCGTACACGACGCCGCCTGACGTCCTGCGCGAGGCGGTGCAGCGGATGGCGGCGGCGCTCGCGGACGGCCTCCCGCTCGGGCCTGCGGGCCGCCGCCCCCACTGGGTCGCGTGA
- a CDS encoding aminoglycoside phosphotransferase family protein: MTSGESADGRAGIDAALVERLIAAQFPQWRGLPVRPVAVDGWDNRTYRLGQDMTVRLPTAAGYVPAVEKENAWLPVLAPYLPVPVPPVLGKGEPGEGYPYGWSVRGWLDGETATTPDRIGDLTGFAVALGGFLRALQDIDPAGGPAAGAHSFHRGAPPAYYDGETRAALAELDGLVDTKSAAAVWDAALAADFTGPPVWFHGDIAGGNLLVKDGRLAAVIDFGTSGVGDPACDLVISWTLFSGESRAAFRRTVAKDPGTWARARGWALWKALICMVQFRETAPALAAEHGRVIGEVLADAESADAGPTDAP; encoded by the coding sequence GTGACTTCTGGCGAGAGCGCGGACGGCCGCGCAGGCATCGACGCGGCATTGGTGGAGCGGCTGATCGCCGCCCAGTTCCCGCAGTGGCGCGGCCTGCCCGTGCGGCCCGTCGCGGTCGACGGGTGGGACAACCGCACGTACCGGCTCGGGCAGGACATGACCGTACGGCTGCCCACGGCGGCCGGCTACGTGCCCGCCGTCGAGAAGGAGAACGCCTGGCTGCCGGTGCTCGCGCCGTATCTGCCCGTGCCGGTGCCGCCGGTGCTGGGCAAGGGCGAGCCGGGGGAGGGCTACCCGTACGGCTGGTCGGTGCGCGGCTGGCTGGACGGCGAGACGGCGACGACGCCCGACCGGATCGGCGACCTCACCGGCTTCGCGGTCGCGCTCGGCGGCTTCCTGCGGGCGTTGCAGGACATCGACCCGGCGGGCGGCCCGGCGGCCGGCGCCCACAGCTTCCACCGCGGCGCGCCGCCCGCCTATTACGACGGGGAGACCCGCGCCGCACTGGCCGAGCTGGACGGCCTGGTCGACACGAAGAGCGCCGCGGCGGTGTGGGACGCGGCACTCGCGGCCGACTTCACGGGGCCGCCGGTGTGGTTCCACGGCGACATCGCGGGCGGCAATCTGCTGGTCAAGGACGGCCGCCTGGCCGCGGTCATCGACTTCGGCACCTCCGGGGTCGGCGACCCGGCGTGCGACCTGGTGATCAGCTGGACGCTGTTCTCCGGCGAGAGCCGCGCCGCCTTCCGCCGTACGGTCGCCAAGGACCCGGGGACGTGGGCGCGGGCGCGCGGCTGGGCGCTGTGGAAGGCGCTGATCTGCATGGTGCAGTTCCGCGAGACGGCCCCGGCGCTCGCCGCCGAGCACGGCCGGGTGATCGGCGAGGTCCTGGCGGACGCGGAGTCCGCTGACGCGGGGCCGACCGACGCGCCTTGA
- the yczE gene encoding membrane protein YczE, whose translation MTRQVHRRAPGSRVPRPATGPPLGHVRLGERPLRRLPQLLLGLALYGFSLSLLVRASLGVNPWSVLYEGLERRTPLSFGTISAVVGALVLLLWIPLRQRPALGTFANIAVLALSADLGLRLLPAHFGLPARTALLAGGVLLNGLSVAVYVGARYGPGPRDGLMTGSAAVTGRTIRFVRTLIELAVLAAGWLLGGSVGAGTVLYAVAVGPIAQTCLPVFAYRAAGEDQPAWSDDADGSDGSDGSDGSDGSDRSGSTSSRA comes from the coding sequence ATGACACGGCAGGTCCACCGCCGGGCGCCCGGCAGCCGCGTTCCCCGCCCCGCCACCGGCCCGCCGCTGGGCCACGTCCGCCTCGGCGAACGCCCGCTGCGCCGCCTGCCGCAGCTCCTGCTCGGCCTGGCCCTCTACGGTTTCAGCCTGTCGCTGCTGGTCAGGGCGTCGCTGGGGGTCAACCCGTGGAGCGTGCTCTACGAAGGCCTGGAGCGGCGCACCCCGCTGAGCTTCGGCACGATCAGCGCGGTGGTCGGGGCGCTGGTGCTGCTGCTGTGGATACCGCTCAGGCAGCGGCCCGCGCTCGGCACCTTCGCGAACATCGCCGTGCTCGCGCTGTCCGCCGACCTCGGCCTGCGGCTGCTTCCCGCGCACTTCGGCCTCCCCGCACGGACCGCCCTGCTGGCCGGCGGTGTGCTGCTCAACGGGCTGTCCGTCGCGGTCTACGTCGGCGCGCGCTACGGGCCCGGGCCGCGGGACGGGCTGATGACCGGCTCGGCGGCGGTGACGGGCCGGACGATCCGCTTCGTGCGCACCCTGATCGAACTGGCGGTGCTCGCCGCCGGCTGGCTGCTCGGCGGGAGCGTGGGCGCGGGGACGGTGCTGTACGCGGTCGCGGTCGGCCCGATCGCGCAGACCTGCCTGCCGGTGTTCGCCTACCGGGCCGCGGGGGAGGATCAGCCGGCCTGGTCCGACGACGCCGACGGGTCGGACGGGTCGGACGGGTCCGACGGGTCCGACGGGTCCGACAGGTCCGGCTCGACCAGCAGCCGGGCGTAA